Proteins from a single region of Anastrepha ludens isolate Willacy chromosome 5, idAnaLude1.1, whole genome shotgun sequence:
- the LOC128864920 gene encoding diacylglycerol O-acyltransferase 1, translating to MPQRDGIGIIKKLRRSASATDNNVSELRKRRSSSALLDQNGIPIDLNKFRKVLDKDDNGNNGEKKQRYRRTQSVTRAEEIQSKEEKQRKEQPDKPCHRPRDSLFSWSSGFSNFTGLVNWGFLLLTIGGFRLCLENLLKYGIRINPLDWYFFLSGKNEGQEGHASLLLILYSFVHISICLMVEKGLAMEILSESFGMFVQVANIILVIFLPVVIIHLKGEAFSLIGASTVCTIYSLLFLKLWSYVQTNMWCRQTYYLKQYNPRERRPSITVAELRNGFIDDEVDEDIPKLVQYPDNLCYKDLFYFLLAPTLCYELNFPRTTRVRKRFLLKRLLEVLFGFNVIMALYQQWIIPSVRNSLIPFSNMEIGLATERLLKLALPNHLVWLCFFYLLFHSFLNAVGELLHFADRNFYSDWWNANNIDTFWRTWNMPVHRWCVRHLYVPVVKMGYSSPQASTIVFLISAFFHEYLVSIPLQTHKIWAFLGMMAQIPLSAISKSIERKMGPRMGNIVVWASIILGQPLCIMMYYHDYVVTHYHDSLNSTVYTEA from the exons ATGCCGCAACGCGACGGCATTGGCATCATAAAAAAGCTGCGACGATCTGCCTCCGCCACCGACAACAATGTCAGCGAATTGCGTAAACGACGATCCAGCTCAGCGTTACTGGATCAAAATGGCATACCTATAGATCTGAATaaatttcgaaaagttttgGACAAAGACGATAATGGTAACAATGGGGAAAAGAAACAGAGATATCGGCGAACGCAGAGTGTTACGCGCGCCGAGGAGATACAAAGCAAAGAGGAGAAACAACGTAAAGAGCAGCCAGACAAACC ttGCCACCGGCCGCGCGACTCACTGTTTTCATGGAGTTCGGGATTTAGTAATTTCACGGGACTCGTCAACTGGGGCTTCCTGCTATTAACTATTGGGGGATTTCGACTGTGTTTAGAAAATCTTTTAAA ATATGGTATCAGAATAAATCCATTAGATTGGTATTTCtttttaagtggtaaaaatgAAGGACAAGAAGGACACGCTTCATTATTGttgattttat ACTCCTTTGTGCACATCTCGATTTGTCTGATGGTGGAAAAGGGTTTGGCAATG GAAATCCTCTCAGAGTCCTTTGGAATGTTCGTCCAAGTGGCCAATATAATATTGGTTATTTTCTTACCTGTGGTCATAATACATCTAAAGGGCGAAGCATTCagtttaa TTGGCGCATCCACTGTATGTACAATTTATTCTCTACTTTTCCTGAAGTTATGGAGCTATGTGCAAACGAATATGTGGTGCCGTCAGACCTATTACCTTAAGCAATACAACCCGCGTGAGCGACGCCCAAGTATAACAGTAGCTGAGTTGC GAAATGGTTTCATTGATGATGAAGTCGACGAGGATATACCTAAGCTAGTACAATATCCAGACAATCTTTGCTATAAGGACTTATTCTACTTTCTACTTGCTCCAACCTTATGCTATGAGCTAAACTTCCCTAGAACGACACGTGTACGCAAACGTTTCTTGTTGAAACGCCTGTTAGAGGTACTTTTCGGCTTTAATGTTATCATGGCTCTATACCAACAATGGATTATACCATCAGTGCGCAATTCACTTATACCTTTCTCGAATATGGAAATCGGTTTAGCCACTGAGAGGCTACTTAAATTGGCG TTACCTAATCACTTAGTTTGGCTGTGCTTCTTCTACTTGCTATTCCATTCATTTCTGAATGCGGTAGGTGAATTATTACATTTCGCGGATCGCAATTTCTATAGTGATTGGTGGAATGCCAATAATATTGATACGTTCTGGCGCACATGGAATATGCCGGTGcatag ATGGTGTGTGAGACATCTGTACGTACCCGTGGTAAAAATGGGCTACTCTTCCCCGCAAGCATCAACTATTGTTTTCCTTATAAGCGCCTTCTTCCATGAATACTTG GTATCCATTCCGCTTCAAACCCACAAGATATGGGCTTTCCTCGGCATGATGGCTCAAATACCGCTTTCGGCGATATCAAAATCAATTGAACGTAAAATGGGACCACGCATGGGCAACATCGTTGTGTGGGCATCGATAATATTGGGGCAACCGCTTTGTATAATGATGTATTACCACGACTATGTTGTGACACACTACCATGATTCTTTAAATAGTACCGTTTATACTGAGGCCTAG
- the LOC128864917 gene encoding exportin-2 has product MDINDTNLQQLANYLQQTLSPDPNVRRPAEKILETIETQRNYAVLLLNLIDKQEVDMTIRVAGAIAFKNYVKRNWAAHEDTDGIDKICQPDRNTIKTLIITLMLRSPAALQKQLSDAVSIIGKHDFPKKWPQLIDEMVEKFATGDFNVINGVLQTAHSLFKRYRYEFKSQSLWEEIKLVLDRMAKPLTDLLLATMQLAKVHENNTEALKVIYGSLVLVCKVFFSLNSQDLPEFFEDNMPTWMKAFHELLTVDVPCLHTGEDEDAGVLEHLRSQICENIGLYAQKYDEEFGPYMETFVTAVWELLMKTGNQTKYDALVSNALQFLSVVAERNHYRKIFENPEILANICEKVVIPNLDFRQSDEELFEDSPEEYIRRDIEGSDIDTRRRAACDLVKTLSQNFEAKIFAIFGQYLEILLAKYKENPAANWRAKDTAIYLVTSLASRGGTQKHGITHASELVPLPQFCAQHIVPELERPNINELPVLKSAGIKFIMVFRSLLGPQTLLACIPHLIRHLPAESVVVHSYAACGIEKLLVMRDSNQQLVISAEHLAPFTKDLLGSLFGTLSLPGSSENEYVMKAIMRSFSTLQEATMPYMAVALPRLTEILNLVAKNPSRPHFNHYLFETLSLAVKIVCKTEPAAVSSFEEALFPVFQGILQQDILEFMPYVFQMLSLLLEIREGSGSIPEPYWALFPCLLVPALWDRPGNVTPLIRLITAFIRQGSAQINALGKLNAVLGIFQKMIASKSNDHEGFYLMQNLLAYYPIDELQPNMRQIFALLFQRLSLSKTTKYVRGIIVFLCYCTAKMGAPALVQLIDQIQENMFGMVIDRVFIPDMGKVSSEMDRKIVTVGIAKILTECPSMLAPPYVQRWSPLLQALVELFELPPDQTTLDGDHFVEVDDAPGYQAAFSQLSYAQPKSQDFLAEITDGRKYLAESLAKLAQTRPGEVPTLVATIGDNHKQALQKYCDQAGVRIV; this is encoded by the exons atggatATAAATGACACGAATTTACAGCAATTGGCAAATTATTTGCAACAGACGCTTAGTCCAGATCCCAATGTGCGGCGACCAG CTGAAAAAATATTAGAGACAATTGAGACACAACGCAATTATGCAGTGCTTTTATTGAATCTCATTGACAAGCAAGAAGTGGACATGACAATACGCGTAGCCGGTGCCATTGCATTTAAGAATTATGTGAAACGGAATTGGGCAGCACATGaa GACACAGATGGCATAGATAAAATATGCCAACCCGACCGCAATACTATTAAAACGCTTATTATTACGCTGATGTTGCGTTCACCGGCagcattacaaaaacaattgagCGATGCGGTCAGTATAATAGGCAAGCATGACTTCCCAAAGAAATGGCCACAGCTCATCGATGAGATGGTGGAAAAATTCGCCACGGGCGATTTTAATGTGATTAATGGCGTTTTGCAAACGGCGCACTCACTTTTCAAACGTTATCGTTACGAATTCAAATCACAGAGCTTATgggaagaaattaaattggtttTAGACCGCATGGCCAAGCCGCTGACCGATTTGTTGCTCGCCACAATGCAGCTGGCCAAAGTACATGAGAACAATACTGAAGCGCTGAAAGTCATTTATGGCTCGCTGGTGTTAGTGTGCAAGGTATTCTTCTCGCTGAATTCACAAGATTTACCGGAGTTCTTTGAAGATAATATGCCCACATGGATGAAGGCATTCCACGAGTTGTTGACTGTTGATGTGCCATGCCTACATACGGGCGAGGATGAAGATGCgggtgttctagaacatttacGTTCGCAAATCTGTGAGAATATTGGTTTGTATGCACAGAAATACGACGAGGAGTTCGGCCCGTATATGGAAACATTTGTGACGGCTGTGTGGGAATTGTTGATGAAGACTGGAAATCAAACTAAATATGATGCG TTGGTTTCAAATGCTTTGCAATTTTTGTCTGTAGTGGCTGAGCGCAATCATTATCGCAAAATATTCGAAAACCCTGAAATACTTGCCAATATTTGTGAGAAAGTGGTTATACCCAACTTGGATTTCCGTCAATCGGATGAGGAATTATTCGAAGATAGTCCCGAAGAATATATACGGCGCGATATTGAAGGCTCTGATATTGATACACGCCGTCGTGCGGCATGTGATCTCGTAAAGACGCTAAGTCAAAATTTCGAGGCAAAAATATTTGCGATATTCGGAcaatatttggaaatattgcTAGCCAAGTATAAAGAGAATCCAGCGGCTAACTGGCGCGCTAAGGACACAGCCATTTATTTGGTAACTTCGCTGGCTTCACGAGGCGGCACACAGAAACATGGCATAACACATGCTTCCGAATTGGTGCCGCTGCCACAATTTTGTGCCCAACACATTGTGCCCGAACTGGAGCGTCCAAATA TTAATGAGCTGCCTGTCTTAAAGTCTGCGGGCATTAAATTTATCATGGTTTTTCGCAGTCTCTTGGGTCCACAGACTTTGCTCGCCTGCATTCCACACTTGATACGCCATTTGCCGGCAGAGAGCGTTGTTGTGCACAGCTATGCGGCTTGTGGTATAGAAAAATTACTTGTAATGCGTGATAGCAATCAGCAGTTGGTGATTAGCGCAGAGCATTTGGCGCCTTTTACAAAGGATTTGCTCGGCAGCCTCTTTGGAACGTTGTCATTGCCCGGCTCCAGTGAAAACGAATATGTGATGAAAG CAATTATGCGTAGTTTTTCTACTCTGCAAGAAGCTACCATGCCGTATATGGCTGTGGCTTTGCCACGCCTAACCGAAATTCTCAATTTGGTTGCCAAAAATCCATCGCGTCCACATTTCAATCATTATCTCTTCGAAACACTCTCATTGGCCGTGAA AATTGTTTGCAAAACAGAACCTGCAGCCGTTAGTTCCTTCGAAGAAGCACTCTTCCCCGTTTTCCAAGGCATTTTGCAACAAGATATTTTGGAATTCATGCCATACGTTTTCCAAATGCTTTCGTTGTTGCTGGAAATACGCGAAGGAAGTGGTTCGATACCAGAGCCATACTGGGCGCTCTTCCCTTGCCTCTTGGTACCGGCTTTATGGGATCGTCCAGGGAATGTTACGCCGCTTATACGGCTCATAACCGCATTTATCAGGCAGGGCTCTGCGCAGATAAACGCGCTGGGCAAATTG AACGCTGTTTTGGGTATTTTCCAGAAGATGATAGCTTCTAAATCGAACGATCACGAGGGCTTCTATCTTATGCAAAACCTGCTCGCCTACTATCCCATCGATGAACTGCAACCTAATATGCGCCAAATTTTCGCATTACTCTTTCAGCGTTTATCACTCTCGAAGACCACTAAATATGTGCGTGGCATCATAGTTTTCCTATGCTACTGCACCGCCAAGATGGGCGCACCCGCTCTAGTGCAGCTAATCGATCAAATACAGGAGAATATGTTCGGCATGGTTATCGATCGTGTCTTCATACCGGATATGGGGAAGGTCTCATCGGAGATGGATCGTAAAATTGTAACTGTCGGCATTGCAAAAATACTCACTGAATGCCCATCAATGCTGGCACCACCCTATGTACAACGCTGGTCACCGTTACTGCAAGCTCTTGTTGAACTCTTCGAGCTGCCACCTGATCAAACCACGCTGGATGGCGATCATTTCGTGGAGGTGGACGATGCGCCCGGCTATCAGGCAGCTTTCTCACAGCTCAGCTACGCGCAACCGAAATCTCAAGATTTTCTTGCCGAAATCACAGATGGGCGCAAATATTTGGCAGAGTCCTTGGCAAAGTTGGCCCAAACACGCCCAGGTGAAGTGCCCACATTGGTGGCCACCATCGGCGATAACCACAAGCAGGCGCTGCAAAAGTACTGCGATCAGGCGGGTGTGCGTATAGTTTAG
- the LOC128864918 gene encoding integrator complex subunit 14: MPTIIALDVSLSMQRQIPGRSEENSLTYHQLALKGISQLLEHLSATSKLEYVSLITYSSTLEVKVDFTRDYDVIRQAVKKVEPGDKLCLISMLKNVASILSTNWGTQNYCQVVVFTDCGLGFGSTALKEFFKSYVDKENDAAFDWITQLKAVKLNFVCMGVHNDYYFTRAILLYQQLIDFTGLKGQLYMPKSPKDAVEATENANDTSKSAANTSAGTSMATTTTHSTHKSELGRTAMFELIERVCETNFKPYEVILKVGGYFRLECPVLIWPPPALYKTEGGVKNELKIAQKIEVSGYLSLSEIGSPASLSRHLVIPKVDREKPTRRSSEKSGSSKSSSSGNASVNTKPVLDVNQPNYEYEKLEQDIRDFYTKEVKDGDESSEDAEANLSKSNSGTVTSAAEKESMCVLLHGAMKVENLAALVLLNDNWYGFLYSYADSKKKSNLMLNILPPGNNVIPWLGDLQLLGFVEDLMPGETSAFPVKADKRSYSQSCVVWIKQVSLQSDVQKVLRHAKKMPEKTQHFFKELNRIRRAALSIGFVELLEAMATLFEKESAQLTMGSNPESSLQLKHAAIELRKPSNRDLKVSIVPLQKFGAAGSNTENATTAVSGFVY, from the exons ATGCCTACGATTATTGCATTGGATG TGTCTTTGTCAATGCAACGGCAGATTCCGGGGCGCAGCGAAGAAAATTCACTCACTTATCACCAGCTGGCGCTGAAAGGAATCTCACAACTGCTGGAACATTTGTCGGCTACATCGAAATTGGAATATGTTTCACTCATTACCTATTCATCGACTTTAGAGGTAAAAGTTGACTTTACTCGGGATTACGATGTAATTCGCCAGGCGGTTAAAAAGGTGGAACCTGGCGACAAACTATGTCTCATAAGTATGTTAAAAAATGTGGCCAGTATTTTGTCTACTAACTGGGGCACACAAAACTACTGTCAAGTTGTCGTATTCACGGACTGTGGTTTGGG TTTTGGCAGCACGGCACTTAAAGAGTTCTTTAAAAGTTACGTGGACAAGGAAAATGATGCTGCATTTGATTGGATTACGCAGCTGAAAGCAGTGAAGTTGAATTTTGTTTGCATGGGTGTTCATAATGATTATTACTTCACACGTGCAATACTTTTATATCAGCAGCTTATTGACTTCACTGGTTTGAAAG GTCAGCTTTACATGCCGAAATCTCCAAAAGATGCAGTTGAAGCGACGGAAAATGCAAACGATACAAGCAAATCCGCAGCTAATACTAGTGCTGGCACGTCAATGGCAACCACGACAACTCATTCAACCCATAAGAGTGAGTTAGGTCGCACTGCTATGTTCGAGCTAATTGAGCGCGTTTGTGAGACTAATTTTAAACCTTATGAAGTGATATTAAAAGTTGGTGGTTACTTCCGTTTGGAATGCCCCGTACTAATTTGGCCCCCACCGGCGCTATATAAAACTGAAGGTGGTGTAAAAAACGAGTTAAAGATAGCTCAGAAAATCGAAGTAAGCGGTTATTTGTCGCTTTCTGAGATTGGTTCTCCGGCTTCTCTAAGTCGTCATTTAGTCATTCCAAAAGTAGACCGGGAAAAGCCAACAAGACGTTCGTCTGAGAAATCCGGTTCATCAAAATCTTCATCAAGCGGAAATGCAAGCGTTAATACTAAACCCGTTTTAGATGTAAACCAGCCAAATTATGAGTATGAAAAACTGGAACAGGATATCCGCGATTTCTACACAAAAGAAGTTAAAGACGGTGATGAGAGCAGTGAGGATGCCGAGGCAAATCTCAGTAAATCTAATAGCGGCACAGTAACTAGTGCTGCAGAGAAGGAGTCAATGTGCGTATTATTGCATGGCGCTATGAAAGTGGAAAACTTAGCGGCATTAGTCTTACTAAATGATAATTGGTACGGCTTTTTATATTCCTATGCTGATAGTAAGAAAAAGTCGAATTTAATGCTAAACATCTTACCGCCGGGAAATAATGTTATTCCTTGGTTGGGTGATCTGCAACTATTAGGATTTGTTGAAGATCTAATGCCTGGGGAAACAAGTGCGTTCCCGGTTAAAGCCGATAAGCGTTCATATTCACAAAGTTGTGTGGTGTGGATTAAACAGGTTAGTCTGCAGTCTGACGTACAAAAAGTGCTGCGCCATGCTAAGAAAATGCCAGAAAAGACGCAGCATTTCTTTAAGGAATTAAATCGCATACGGCGTGCCGCTCTGTCTATTGGCTTTGTCGAACTACTCGAAGCTATGGCCACACTTTTTGAAAAGGAAAGCGCACAACTTACGATGGGTTCAAATCCAGAAAGCAGCTTACAGCTAAAACATGCTGCCATCGAATTACGAAAACCATCCAATCGTGATCTAAAGGTGTCGATTGTACCCTTGCAAAAATTCGGAGCAGCGGGTAGTAACACTGAAAATGCAACAACGGCAGTATCTGGTTTTGTGTATTAA